In the genome of Capra hircus breed San Clemente chromosome 5, ASM170441v1, whole genome shotgun sequence, one region contains:
- the LOC108633262 gene encoding keratin, type II cytoskeletal 6A-like: protein MSCKSTVKTKTISCRGFSAGSARLPGVCRSGFSSVSLSRSRGSGGLAGVCGGAGFGSRSLYGLGGSKRISIAGGGCVIGGGYGGRIGVGYGFGGGAGSGIGFGAGAGSGFGLGGGAGFGGGYGGYGFPVIPPGGIQEVTVNQSLLTPLNLQIDPTIQRVRTEEREQIKTLNNKFASFIDKVRFLEQQNKVLDTKWTLLQEQGTRTVRQNLEPLFEQYINNLRRQLDSILGERGRLDSELRGMQDTVEDFKNKYEDEINKRTAAENEFVKLKKDVDSAYMNKVELQAKVDALTDEINFLRTFYDAELAQMQSYISDTSVVLSMDNNRNLDLDSIIAEVKAQYEEIAQRSQAEAESWYQSKYEELRVTAGRHGDDLRNTKQEISEINRVIQRLRSEIDHVKKQCASLQSAIADAEQRGELALKDARNKLADLEDALQKAKQDMARLLKEYQELMNVKLALDVEIATYRKLLEGEECRLSGEGAGQVNISVVQSTVSSGYGGASGLSSGLGIGGGSGCSYSIGGGFSSGSGRAIGGGYGSSGGSSSTIKYTTSSCSSRKSYKH, encoded by the exons ATGTCTTGCAAATCCACTGTGAAGACCAAAACCATCAGCTGCAGGGGCTTCAGCGCCGGCTCAGCCAGACTCCCTGGGGTGTGCCGCTCTGGCTTCAGCAGCGTGTCCCTGTCCCGCTCCAGGGGCAGTGGCGGCCTCGCTGGAGTGTGTGGAGGAGCTGGCTTTGGCAGCCGCAGCCTCTATGGCCTGGGGGGCTCCAAGAGGATCTCCATCGCAGGGGGCGGCTGTGTCATCGGTGGTGGCTATGGCGGCAGAATTGGAGTTGGCTATGGCTTCGGAGGTGGAGCCGGGAGTGGAATTGGTTTTGGTGCTGGGGCTGGTAGTGGCTTTGGGCTCGGTGGTGGAGCTGGCTTTGGAGGTGGCTATGGGGGTTATGGCTTCCCTGTGATCCCCCCTGGAGGCATCCAAGAGGTCACCGTCAACCAGAGTCTCCTGACTCCCCTCAACCTGCAAATCGACCCCACCATCCAGCGGGTGAGGACTGAGGAGCGGGAGCAGATCAAGACCCTCAACAACAAGTTTGCCTCCTTCATCGACAAG GTCCGATTCCTGGAGCAGCAGAACAAGGTCCTGGACACCAAGTGGACCCTGCTGCAGGAGCAGGGCACCAGGACCGTGAGGCAGAACCTGGAGCCTTTGTTCGAGCAgtacatcaacaacctcaggagACAGCTGGATAGTATCCTTGGGGAGAGAGGCCGCCTGGACTCGGAGCTCAGGGGCATGCAGGACACGGTGGAGGACTTCAAGAACAA ATATGAAGATGAAATCAACAAACGCACAGCAGCGGAGAATGAGTTTGTGAAATTGAAGAAG GATGTGGATAGCGCCTACATGAACAAGGTTGAACTACAAGCCAAGGTAGACGCTCTCACAGATGAGATCAACTTCCTAAGAACCTTCTATGATGCT GAACTGGCTCAGATGCAAAGCTACATCTCAGACACTTCTGTGGTCCTCTCCATGGACAACAACCGCAACCTGGACCTGGACAGCATCATCGCTGAAGTCAAAGCCCAATATGAGGAGATCGCTCAGAGGAGCCAGGCTGAGGCTGAGTCGTGGTACCAGTCCAAG TACGAGGAGCTGCGGgtgacggcgggcagacacggggaTGACCTGCGCAACACCAAGCAGGAGATCTCTGAGATCAACCGCGTGATCCAGAGGCTGAGATCTGAGATTGACCACGTCAAGAAGCAG TGCGCCAGCCTGCAATCCGCCATCGCCGACGCCGAGCAGCGTGGGGAGCTGGCCCTCAAGGACGCCAGGAACAAGCTTGCTGACCTGGAGGACGCCCTGCAGAAGGCCAAGCAGGACATGGCCCGGCTGCTGAAGGAGTACCAGGAGCTCATGAATGTCAAGCTGGCCCTGGACGTGGAGATTGCCACCTACAGGAAGCTGCTGGAAGGCGAGGAGTGCAG GCTGAGTGGGGAAGGCGCTGGACAAGTCAACATCT CCGTGGTACAGTCGACCGTTTCCAGTGGCTATGGTGGTGCCAGCGGTCTCAGCAGTGGCTTAGGCATAGGCGGAGGAAGTGGCTGCTCCTACAGCATTGGAGGTGGCTTCAGTTCTGGCAGTGGCAGAGCCATAGGGGGTGGCTACGGCTCCTCTGGAGGCAGCAGTTCCACCATCAAATACACCACCTCCTCCTGCTCCAGCAGGAAGAGCTACAAGCACTGA